Proteins encoded in a region of the Coprobacter tertius genome:
- a CDS encoding lysophospholipid acyltransferase family protein, with protein MKKKFARFLLNLFGWKTVVNVPDLDKCVICVAPHTSNWDFILGKLAYISIGRQAGFMIKKEWFFFPLNLIFRSMGGIPVYRKKKTDLTDQVVDQFNKRDKFCIAITPEATRKRNDNWKKGFYYIALKANVPIILAYIDYKRKEIGLKKVFYPTGNIEPDMKIIKNAYDGVTALHPENFAK; from the coding sequence ATGAAAAAAAAATTTGCACGTTTCCTTCTGAATCTCTTCGGATGGAAAACGGTTGTAAATGTACCGGATCTGGATAAATGTGTGATCTGCGTAGCTCCTCATACAAGTAACTGGGATTTTATTCTGGGTAAACTCGCATATATTTCTATTGGCAGACAAGCCGGTTTTATGATAAAAAAAGAGTGGTTCTTTTTCCCCCTCAACCTAATTTTCAGATCGATGGGAGGAATCCCTGTTTATAGAAAGAAAAAAACAGATCTTACAGATCAGGTCGTAGATCAATTCAATAAACGGGATAAATTTTGCATCGCCATTACACCCGAAGCGACCCGCAAGAGAAATGACAACTGGAAAAAAGGGTTTTATTATATCGCGCTAAAGGCAAACGTCCCTATTATACTGGCCTATATAGACTATAAGAGAAAAGAAATAGGACTGAAAAAAGTTTTTTACCCGACCGGGAACATCGAGCCGGATATGAAAATCATTAAAAATGCTTATGATGGAGTAACAGCATTACATCCTGAAAATTTTGCAAAATAA
- a CDS encoding amidohydrolase — MKDILRVSLVQCDIAWENIDKNLLEKEKVIKELAGKTDFVIFPEMFTTGFTMNSHSLYENNDGKTITRIKKWANEYQVALSGSFIAEENNRYYNRAFFAKPDGEVFFYDKRHLFRMGNENKFFTSGETPATIHYNGWNISLAICYDLRFPVWLRNQNNNYDLLVVVANWPDSRISAWKTLLSARAIENGAYVCGVNRIGDDATTLHYPGESMICNMKGESLAFGECDRECIVSAELSLQKLQNFRNKFPMWKDSDSFKILS; from the coding sequence ATGAAAGATATTTTACGAGTTTCTTTGGTACAATGCGATATTGCATGGGAAAATATCGACAAAAATCTTCTCGAAAAAGAAAAGGTTATAAAAGAATTAGCCGGTAAAACCGATTTTGTCATATTCCCCGAAATGTTTACTACCGGATTTACAATGAACAGCCATTCTTTATACGAGAACAACGACGGAAAAACAATTACTCGCATAAAAAAATGGGCTAATGAATATCAGGTAGCCTTATCGGGGAGTTTTATAGCCGAAGAAAATAACCGGTACTATAATCGGGCCTTTTTTGCTAAACCCGACGGAGAAGTCTTTTTTTATGATAAACGTCATCTTTTCAGGATGGGAAATGAAAATAAATTTTTCACTTCGGGCGAAACTCCCGCCACCATCCATTACAACGGGTGGAATATTTCACTGGCAATTTGTTATGATTTACGATTCCCCGTTTGGTTGCGTAACCAAAATAATAATTATGATTTATTGGTCGTTGTTGCAAACTGGCCCGACTCGAGAATATCGGCATGGAAAACCCTGCTTTCAGCTCGCGCCATTGAAAACGGAGCGTACGTATGTGGCGTAAATCGGATAGGTGACGATGCGACCACCCTACATTATCCGGGAGAATCGATGATTTGTAATATGAAAGGAGAATCGTTAGCTTTTGGAGAGTGCGATCGGGAATGTATCGTAAGTGCAGAACTTTCTTTACAAAAACTTCAAAATTTCAGAAACAAATTTCCGATGTGGAAAGACAGCGACTCATTTAAAATCTTATCTTAA
- a CDS encoding META domain-containing protein: MKKTIYFISAICVGSILLSACHTQKKAASATEDFSTEILNGEWEIKSVDNKPVTGGEPAVLSLNLNEKKISGNNSCNIINGSIILNESKPNEISFGRMMSTMRFCADAQSETAIMKALNETKSFTVLNQEEKNTQIAFCNAKNKKMMVLQKKDMPILNGEWSVVSLNGAAVTGEHTPIMSIDLNNLKLTGYAGCNRMNGEIVINTGTANSISFTRPATTRMACPDSNIENIFLSTLMEITQYKVLSSGNVALCDKDGNQLIIMSKNK, translated from the coding sequence ATGAAAAAAACAATTTATTTTATTAGTGCTATTTGTGTAGGAAGCATTCTGCTTTCAGCATGTCATACACAAAAAAAAGCGGCATCAGCCACCGAAGATTTTTCTACCGAAATACTTAACGGTGAATGGGAAATTAAAAGTGTAGATAATAAACCAGTAACTGGCGGAGAACCTGCTGTACTTTCATTAAATTTAAATGAGAAAAAAATCAGCGGAAATAACAGTTGCAATATTATTAACGGAAGCATTATTCTAAACGAATCGAAACCAAATGAAATAAGTTTCGGGCGCATGATGTCTACAATGCGATTTTGTGCTGATGCTCAATCGGAAACAGCCATAATGAAAGCTTTGAATGAAACAAAATCATTTACGGTTTTAAATCAGGAAGAAAAAAATACTCAGATCGCATTTTGTAATGCAAAAAATAAAAAAATGATGGTATTACAAAAGAAAGACATGCCCATACTTAATGGAGAATGGAGTGTTGTCTCCTTAAATGGCGCTGCAGTCACCGGAGAACATACGCCTATAATGTCGATCGATCTCAACAATTTGAAATTAACCGGCTATGCAGGATGCAACCGTATGAACGGCGAAATTGTCATAAATACCGGAACAGCTAACTCTATTTCGTTTACAAGGCCTGCCACTACCCGCATGGCTTGCCCCGACAGTAACATCGAAAATATATTTCTTTCTACACTGATGGAAATAACCCAATACAAAGTATTGTCTTCTGGCAACGTAGCTTTATGTGATAAAGATGGCAATCAATTGATTATTATGAGTAAAAACAAATAA